From one Triticum urartu cultivar G1812 chromosome 3, Tu2.1, whole genome shotgun sequence genomic stretch:
- the LOC125544964 gene encoding uncharacterized protein LOC125544964 isoform X2, translated as MSPLSELVWSPDDGLSIKIAASSLSTRKASLRWNADTLNIVISSPQQSGGKSGDNVDATLRDAGEMPSQPRTRSDSSVRVSAASPNRTRNLDAQQSTSIRPQEQDSKCSGGISEMSEGEELSDSCCADKLNKEEADICPTRCSNDASHSLASKKGSLQSISEKQVYCATAVHNERSWADNTWQARLVKAISQRDYVLPNNAVNAQSPSSFGSFSNTKKVPGKLAGFLDNQSDKHQDLVMQDNCNGNQEDRVMQENCNGDHQDQVMQEHHKDGPILVKCQSASGVNPVSKCDSASGVNSVARYESTPDVNPARLEKGKEKVMHDQSNYVSNTKEGDDSNESMESCPRMKAPKREYAQYSTAEMSSRNKRYRREYNESYCSGLLNRNGSSFFNWMSSLTNGSTVFDKTTNQKLSETTGHELAGHSLPLENNSSNRLQSVGFNSPFQSLYSHNVMITSRDTPHQSEINHTEREADRLSLTLNGSNSMLDKEISTGRETLDVAVETLAADNLQMESPGGKWNFRDQSGVFPLRAGRNLKMPNSSKSCSKTLEEKQNECHASPLNAAMGNKGGITESLWVSRLLPKTSMKLTDATPCNVYSDFCAVNPKGAGDKLYPSSQQNVNVEKEFNSSQYFTSTGSDNETTSSKCPVIPPEEHKQSETMASILAKRLDALRHAKTSAIRLAISSGITKDHNHRKSPFFINYSSHDGLETGQGTQKSSSGGGRLVLWSGDKGKEQLYPLSDEELRGNMLARGEHQQCGGSMTGKAVAPHDNLEANTSAEYVDRRGVQIKEVGSNSMESLPHNKQIVPYNIITSDIDQSSVVFGALQRLRLSRSDIIRWLASPIMHTTLDGFFLRLRFGKWEEALGGTGYHVARINGALDRNRLSVMIRNSTCQVDSRFVSNHGFHEDELKAWWSAAMKGGWKLPSDEELSKKLRERELLHFGNGTGQPDNT; from the exons ATGAGCCCTCTGTCTGAGCTGGTGTGGTCTCCGGATGATGGTCTCAGCATTAAAATCGCAGCCTCCAGCCTAAGCACAAGAAAAGCCTCTCTTCGCTGGAATGCGGATACTTTGAACATAGTGATATCTTCGCCTCAGCAGAGTGGCGGCAAGAGTGGTGATAACGTAGATGCCACCCTAAGGGATGCAGGAGAAATGCCGTCGCAACCTCGAACTCGAAGTGACAGTTCAGTGAGAGTATCCGCGGCTAGTCCAAATAGAACACGAAACCTTGATGCGCAACAATCTACTTCTATAAGACCACAGGAACAAGATTCAA AATGCTCTGGAGGGATCAGTGAGATGAGTGAGGGGGAAGAATTGTCTGACAGCTGCTGTGCAGATAAGTTGAATAAAGAGGAAGCGGATATTTGCCCCACAAGATGCTCCAACGATGCTTCGCACA GTCTGGCTTCAAAAAAAGGCAGCCTGCAAAGTATTTCGGAAAAACAGGTCTACTGTGCAACCGCTGTCCATAATGAGAGATCTTGGGCAGATAATACCTGGCAAGCTCGATTAGTAAAAGCAATTAGTCAGAGGGACTATGTTTTGCCAAACAATGCAGTGAATGCACAGTCACCTTCATCCTTTGGGAGTTTCAGTAATACAAAAAAGGTCCCAGGCAAGTTGGCAGGTTTTCTAGATAACCAAAGCGATAAGCACCAAGATCTGGTTATGCAGGACAACTGTAATGGTAATCAGGAAGATCGGGTTATGCAGGAAAACTGTAATGGTGATCACCAAGACCAGGTTATGCAGGAGCACCATAAGGATGGGCCTATTCTTGTCAAATGTCAGTCAGCCTCCGGTGTTAACCCTGTTTCAAAATGTGATTCGGCATCCGGTGTTAATTCTGTTGCAAGATATGAGTCAACACCAGATGTTAATCCTGCAAGGCTTGAGAAGGGCAAAGAAAAGGTAATGCACGACCAGAGCAATTATGTCAGCAACACAAAAGAGGGTGATGATAGCAATGAGAGTATGGAGAGTTGTCCTAGGATGAAAGCTCCAAAGAGAGAGTATGCTCAATACTCAACAGCGGAGATGTCTTCTCGGAATAAAAGATATAGAAGGGAATACAATGAAAGTTATTGCTCAGGATTGTTGAACAGAAATGGCAGCTCTTTCTTTAACTGGATGTCTTCTCTGACTAATGGATCAACTGTGTTTGATAAAACTACCAATCAGAAGTTGTCAGAGACTACTGGACATGAACTTGCAGGACATTCTCTGCCACTAGAAAATAACAGTAGCAATCGTCTGCAGTCTGTTGGCTTCAATTCTCCTTTTCAATCTCTTTATAGTCATAACGTTATGATAACTTCAAGAGATACCCCTCATCAATCAGAAATCAATCACACCGAGCGTGAAGCCGACAGGCTATCACTGACTTTGAATGGTAGCAATTCTATGCTTGACAAGGAAATTAGCACAGGCAGAGAAACTCTTGATGTGGCTGTTGAGACTTTAGCTGCTGACAACCTTCAAATGGAGTCACCTGGTGGTAAATGGAATTTTAGAGATCAAAGtggagttttccctttgagagcCGGAAGAAACTTGAAGATGCCTAACTCCAGTAAGTCATGTTCTAAAACTCTTGAAGAAAAACAAAATGAGTGCCATGCGAGCCCTTTGAATGCTGCAATGGGAAATAAAGGTGGAATCACAGAAAGCTTGTGGGTAAGTCGGCTTTTACCAAAAACATCAATGAAATTGACGGATGCAACTCCATGCAATGTATATAGTGATTTTTGTGCTGTCAATCCAAAGGGTGCAGGTGATAAGCTGTATCCTTCATCTCAACAGAATGTTAATGTGGAGAAGGAATTCAACAGTTCACAATACTTCACTAGCACAGGAAGTGACAATGAGACAACAAGTAGCAAATGCCCGGTGATTCCTCCAGAGGAACATAAGCAGTCTGAAACAATGGCTTCCATTCTTGCAAAGAGATTGGATGCGCTTAGACATGCGAAGACCTCTGCAATTAGGTTGGCTATCTCCAGTGGAATAACTAAAGACCATAATCACAGAAAGAGTCCTTTTTTTATTAATTACAGCAGCCATGATGGACTAGAGACAGGACAAGGAACTCAAAAATCTTCGAGTGGTGGTGGAAGGCTAGTTTTGTGGTCTGGTGACAAAGGAAAGGAACAATTATATCCTCTCAGTGATGAGGAATTAAGAGGAAACATGTTGGCAAGAGGTGAACACCAGCAATGTGGAGGGAGCATGACTGGAAAGGCTGTAGCTCCTCATGATAATTTAGAAGCAAACACATCTGCTGAATATGTTGATAGAAGAGGAGTACAAATAAAGGAAGTGGGTTCAAATTCCATGGAGAGTCTGCCACATAACAAGCAAATTGTACCTTATAATATTATTACAAGTGACATTGATCAATCAAGTGTTGTTTTTGGAGCCTTGCAGAGGCTTCGTTTGTCTCGATCAGACATCATAAG ATGGTTGGCGTCACCAATAATGCACACTACTTTGGATGGCTTTTTCTTGCGTCTACGTTTCGGTAAATGGGAGGAAGCATTGGGTGGCACAGGATACCATGTCGCTCGGATAAATG GAGCACTGGATAGAAATCGCCTCTCTGTAATGATCAGGAATTCAACTTGCCAAGTAGATTCTCGCTTTGTATCCAACCATGGCTTCCATGAG GATGAGCTCAAGGCGTGGTGGTCTGCTGCCATGAAGGGTGGCTGGAAAC
- the LOC125544964 gene encoding uncharacterized protein LOC125544964 isoform X1, translating into MASGGHSGAGVNAIEISGMSPLSELVWSPDDGLSIKIAASSLSTRKASLRWNADTLNIVISSPQQSGGKSGDNVDATLRDAGEMPSQPRTRSDSSVRVSAASPNRTRNLDAQQSTSIRPQEQDSKCSGGISEMSEGEELSDSCCADKLNKEEADICPTRCSNDASHSLASKKGSLQSISEKQVYCATAVHNERSWADNTWQARLVKAISQRDYVLPNNAVNAQSPSSFGSFSNTKKVPGKLAGFLDNQSDKHQDLVMQDNCNGNQEDRVMQENCNGDHQDQVMQEHHKDGPILVKCQSASGVNPVSKCDSASGVNSVARYESTPDVNPARLEKGKEKVMHDQSNYVSNTKEGDDSNESMESCPRMKAPKREYAQYSTAEMSSRNKRYRREYNESYCSGLLNRNGSSFFNWMSSLTNGSTVFDKTTNQKLSETTGHELAGHSLPLENNSSNRLQSVGFNSPFQSLYSHNVMITSRDTPHQSEINHTEREADRLSLTLNGSNSMLDKEISTGRETLDVAVETLAADNLQMESPGGKWNFRDQSGVFPLRAGRNLKMPNSSKSCSKTLEEKQNECHASPLNAAMGNKGGITESLWVSRLLPKTSMKLTDATPCNVYSDFCAVNPKGAGDKLYPSSQQNVNVEKEFNSSQYFTSTGSDNETTSSKCPVIPPEEHKQSETMASILAKRLDALRHAKTSAIRLAISSGITKDHNHRKSPFFINYSSHDGLETGQGTQKSSSGGGRLVLWSGDKGKEQLYPLSDEELRGNMLARGEHQQCGGSMTGKAVAPHDNLEANTSAEYVDRRGVQIKEVGSNSMESLPHNKQIVPYNIITSDIDQSSVVFGALQRLRLSRSDIIRWLASPIMHTTLDGFFLRLRFGKWEEALGGTGYHVARINGALDRNRLSVMIRNSTCQVDSRFVSNHGFHEDELKAWWSAAMKGGWKLPSDEELSKKLRERELLHFGNGTGQPDNT; encoded by the exons ATG GCATCTGGTGGACATTCAGGTGCAGGTGTAAATGCAATCGAAATATCTGGCATGAGCCCTCTGTCTGAGCTGGTGTGGTCTCCGGATGATGGTCTCAGCATTAAAATCGCAGCCTCCAGCCTAAGCACAAGAAAAGCCTCTCTTCGCTGGAATGCGGATACTTTGAACATAGTGATATCTTCGCCTCAGCAGAGTGGCGGCAAGAGTGGTGATAACGTAGATGCCACCCTAAGGGATGCAGGAGAAATGCCGTCGCAACCTCGAACTCGAAGTGACAGTTCAGTGAGAGTATCCGCGGCTAGTCCAAATAGAACACGAAACCTTGATGCGCAACAATCTACTTCTATAAGACCACAGGAACAAGATTCAA AATGCTCTGGAGGGATCAGTGAGATGAGTGAGGGGGAAGAATTGTCTGACAGCTGCTGTGCAGATAAGTTGAATAAAGAGGAAGCGGATATTTGCCCCACAAGATGCTCCAACGATGCTTCGCACA GTCTGGCTTCAAAAAAAGGCAGCCTGCAAAGTATTTCGGAAAAACAGGTCTACTGTGCAACCGCTGTCCATAATGAGAGATCTTGGGCAGATAATACCTGGCAAGCTCGATTAGTAAAAGCAATTAGTCAGAGGGACTATGTTTTGCCAAACAATGCAGTGAATGCACAGTCACCTTCATCCTTTGGGAGTTTCAGTAATACAAAAAAGGTCCCAGGCAAGTTGGCAGGTTTTCTAGATAACCAAAGCGATAAGCACCAAGATCTGGTTATGCAGGACAACTGTAATGGTAATCAGGAAGATCGGGTTATGCAGGAAAACTGTAATGGTGATCACCAAGACCAGGTTATGCAGGAGCACCATAAGGATGGGCCTATTCTTGTCAAATGTCAGTCAGCCTCCGGTGTTAACCCTGTTTCAAAATGTGATTCGGCATCCGGTGTTAATTCTGTTGCAAGATATGAGTCAACACCAGATGTTAATCCTGCAAGGCTTGAGAAGGGCAAAGAAAAGGTAATGCACGACCAGAGCAATTATGTCAGCAACACAAAAGAGGGTGATGATAGCAATGAGAGTATGGAGAGTTGTCCTAGGATGAAAGCTCCAAAGAGAGAGTATGCTCAATACTCAACAGCGGAGATGTCTTCTCGGAATAAAAGATATAGAAGGGAATACAATGAAAGTTATTGCTCAGGATTGTTGAACAGAAATGGCAGCTCTTTCTTTAACTGGATGTCTTCTCTGACTAATGGATCAACTGTGTTTGATAAAACTACCAATCAGAAGTTGTCAGAGACTACTGGACATGAACTTGCAGGACATTCTCTGCCACTAGAAAATAACAGTAGCAATCGTCTGCAGTCTGTTGGCTTCAATTCTCCTTTTCAATCTCTTTATAGTCATAACGTTATGATAACTTCAAGAGATACCCCTCATCAATCAGAAATCAATCACACCGAGCGTGAAGCCGACAGGCTATCACTGACTTTGAATGGTAGCAATTCTATGCTTGACAAGGAAATTAGCACAGGCAGAGAAACTCTTGATGTGGCTGTTGAGACTTTAGCTGCTGACAACCTTCAAATGGAGTCACCTGGTGGTAAATGGAATTTTAGAGATCAAAGtggagttttccctttgagagcCGGAAGAAACTTGAAGATGCCTAACTCCAGTAAGTCATGTTCTAAAACTCTTGAAGAAAAACAAAATGAGTGCCATGCGAGCCCTTTGAATGCTGCAATGGGAAATAAAGGTGGAATCACAGAAAGCTTGTGGGTAAGTCGGCTTTTACCAAAAACATCAATGAAATTGACGGATGCAACTCCATGCAATGTATATAGTGATTTTTGTGCTGTCAATCCAAAGGGTGCAGGTGATAAGCTGTATCCTTCATCTCAACAGAATGTTAATGTGGAGAAGGAATTCAACAGTTCACAATACTTCACTAGCACAGGAAGTGACAATGAGACAACAAGTAGCAAATGCCCGGTGATTCCTCCAGAGGAACATAAGCAGTCTGAAACAATGGCTTCCATTCTTGCAAAGAGATTGGATGCGCTTAGACATGCGAAGACCTCTGCAATTAGGTTGGCTATCTCCAGTGGAATAACTAAAGACCATAATCACAGAAAGAGTCCTTTTTTTATTAATTACAGCAGCCATGATGGACTAGAGACAGGACAAGGAACTCAAAAATCTTCGAGTGGTGGTGGAAGGCTAGTTTTGTGGTCTGGTGACAAAGGAAAGGAACAATTATATCCTCTCAGTGATGAGGAATTAAGAGGAAACATGTTGGCAAGAGGTGAACACCAGCAATGTGGAGGGAGCATGACTGGAAAGGCTGTAGCTCCTCATGATAATTTAGAAGCAAACACATCTGCTGAATATGTTGATAGAAGAGGAGTACAAATAAAGGAAGTGGGTTCAAATTCCATGGAGAGTCTGCCACATAACAAGCAAATTGTACCTTATAATATTATTACAAGTGACATTGATCAATCAAGTGTTGTTTTTGGAGCCTTGCAGAGGCTTCGTTTGTCTCGATCAGACATCATAAG ATGGTTGGCGTCACCAATAATGCACACTACTTTGGATGGCTTTTTCTTGCGTCTACGTTTCGGTAAATGGGAGGAAGCATTGGGTGGCACAGGATACCATGTCGCTCGGATAAATG GAGCACTGGATAGAAATCGCCTCTCTGTAATGATCAGGAATTCAACTTGCCAAGTAGATTCTCGCTTTGTATCCAACCATGGCTTCCATGAG GATGAGCTCAAGGCGTGGTGGTCTGCTGCCATGAAGGGTGGCTGGAAAC
- the LOC125544964 gene encoding uncharacterized protein LOC125544964 isoform X3: MASGGHSGAGVNAIEISGMSPLSELVWSPDDGLSIKIAASSLSTRKASLRWNADTLNIVISSPQQSGGKSGDNVDATLRDAGEMPSQPRTRSDSSVRVSAASPNRTRNLDAQQSTSIRPQEQDSKCSGGISEMSEGEELSDSCCADKLNKEEADICPTRCSNDASHSLASKKGSLQSISEKQVYCATAVHNERSWADNTWQARLVKAISQRDYVLPNNAVNAQSPSSFGSFSNTKKVPGKLAGFLDNQSDKHQDLVMQDNCNGNQEDRVMQENCNGDHQDQVMQEHHKDGPILVKCQSASGVNPVSKCDSASGVNSVARYESTPDVNPARLEKGKEKVMHDQSNYVSNTKEGDDSNESMESCPRMKAPKREYAQYSTAEMSSRNKRYRREYNESYCSGLLNRNGSSFFNWMSSLTNGSTVFDKTTNQKLSETTGHELAGHSLPLENNSSNRLQSVGFNSPFQSLYSHNVMITSRDTPHQSEINHTEREADRLSLTLNGSNSMLDKEISTGRETLDVAVETLAADNLQMESPGGKWNFRDQSGVFPLRAGRNLKMPNSSKSCSKTLEEKQNECHASPLNAAMGNKGGITESLWGAGDKLYPSSQQNVNVEKEFNSSQYFTSTGSDNETTSSKCPVIPPEEHKQSETMASILAKRLDALRHAKTSAIRLAISSGITKDHNHRKSPFFINYSSHDGLETGQGTQKSSSGGGRLVLWSGDKGKEQLYPLSDEELRGNMLARGEHQQCGGSMTGKAVAPHDNLEANTSAEYVDRRGVQIKEVGSNSMESLPHNKQIVPYNIITSDIDQSSVVFGALQRLRLSRSDIIRWLASPIMHTTLDGFFLRLRFGKWEEALGGTGYHVARINGALDRNRLSVMIRNSTCQVDSRFVSNHGFHEDELKAWWSAAMKGGWKLPSDEELSKKLRERELLHFGNGTGQPDNT, translated from the exons ATG GCATCTGGTGGACATTCAGGTGCAGGTGTAAATGCAATCGAAATATCTGGCATGAGCCCTCTGTCTGAGCTGGTGTGGTCTCCGGATGATGGTCTCAGCATTAAAATCGCAGCCTCCAGCCTAAGCACAAGAAAAGCCTCTCTTCGCTGGAATGCGGATACTTTGAACATAGTGATATCTTCGCCTCAGCAGAGTGGCGGCAAGAGTGGTGATAACGTAGATGCCACCCTAAGGGATGCAGGAGAAATGCCGTCGCAACCTCGAACTCGAAGTGACAGTTCAGTGAGAGTATCCGCGGCTAGTCCAAATAGAACACGAAACCTTGATGCGCAACAATCTACTTCTATAAGACCACAGGAACAAGATTCAA AATGCTCTGGAGGGATCAGTGAGATGAGTGAGGGGGAAGAATTGTCTGACAGCTGCTGTGCAGATAAGTTGAATAAAGAGGAAGCGGATATTTGCCCCACAAGATGCTCCAACGATGCTTCGCACA GTCTGGCTTCAAAAAAAGGCAGCCTGCAAAGTATTTCGGAAAAACAGGTCTACTGTGCAACCGCTGTCCATAATGAGAGATCTTGGGCAGATAATACCTGGCAAGCTCGATTAGTAAAAGCAATTAGTCAGAGGGACTATGTTTTGCCAAACAATGCAGTGAATGCACAGTCACCTTCATCCTTTGGGAGTTTCAGTAATACAAAAAAGGTCCCAGGCAAGTTGGCAGGTTTTCTAGATAACCAAAGCGATAAGCACCAAGATCTGGTTATGCAGGACAACTGTAATGGTAATCAGGAAGATCGGGTTATGCAGGAAAACTGTAATGGTGATCACCAAGACCAGGTTATGCAGGAGCACCATAAGGATGGGCCTATTCTTGTCAAATGTCAGTCAGCCTCCGGTGTTAACCCTGTTTCAAAATGTGATTCGGCATCCGGTGTTAATTCTGTTGCAAGATATGAGTCAACACCAGATGTTAATCCTGCAAGGCTTGAGAAGGGCAAAGAAAAGGTAATGCACGACCAGAGCAATTATGTCAGCAACACAAAAGAGGGTGATGATAGCAATGAGAGTATGGAGAGTTGTCCTAGGATGAAAGCTCCAAAGAGAGAGTATGCTCAATACTCAACAGCGGAGATGTCTTCTCGGAATAAAAGATATAGAAGGGAATACAATGAAAGTTATTGCTCAGGATTGTTGAACAGAAATGGCAGCTCTTTCTTTAACTGGATGTCTTCTCTGACTAATGGATCAACTGTGTTTGATAAAACTACCAATCAGAAGTTGTCAGAGACTACTGGACATGAACTTGCAGGACATTCTCTGCCACTAGAAAATAACAGTAGCAATCGTCTGCAGTCTGTTGGCTTCAATTCTCCTTTTCAATCTCTTTATAGTCATAACGTTATGATAACTTCAAGAGATACCCCTCATCAATCAGAAATCAATCACACCGAGCGTGAAGCCGACAGGCTATCACTGACTTTGAATGGTAGCAATTCTATGCTTGACAAGGAAATTAGCACAGGCAGAGAAACTCTTGATGTGGCTGTTGAGACTTTAGCTGCTGACAACCTTCAAATGGAGTCACCTGGTGGTAAATGGAATTTTAGAGATCAAAGtggagttttccctttgagagcCGGAAGAAACTTGAAGATGCCTAACTCCAGTAAGTCATGTTCTAAAACTCTTGAAGAAAAACAAAATGAGTGCCATGCGAGCCCTTTGAATGCTGCAATGGGAAATAAAGGTGGAATCACAGAAAGCTTGTGG GGTGCAGGTGATAAGCTGTATCCTTCATCTCAACAGAATGTTAATGTGGAGAAGGAATTCAACAGTTCACAATACTTCACTAGCACAGGAAGTGACAATGAGACAACAAGTAGCAAATGCCCGGTGATTCCTCCAGAGGAACATAAGCAGTCTGAAACAATGGCTTCCATTCTTGCAAAGAGATTGGATGCGCTTAGACATGCGAAGACCTCTGCAATTAGGTTGGCTATCTCCAGTGGAATAACTAAAGACCATAATCACAGAAAGAGTCCTTTTTTTATTAATTACAGCAGCCATGATGGACTAGAGACAGGACAAGGAACTCAAAAATCTTCGAGTGGTGGTGGAAGGCTAGTTTTGTGGTCTGGTGACAAAGGAAAGGAACAATTATATCCTCTCAGTGATGAGGAATTAAGAGGAAACATGTTGGCAAGAGGTGAACACCAGCAATGTGGAGGGAGCATGACTGGAAAGGCTGTAGCTCCTCATGATAATTTAGAAGCAAACACATCTGCTGAATATGTTGATAGAAGAGGAGTACAAATAAAGGAAGTGGGTTCAAATTCCATGGAGAGTCTGCCACATAACAAGCAAATTGTACCTTATAATATTATTACAAGTGACATTGATCAATCAAGTGTTGTTTTTGGAGCCTTGCAGAGGCTTCGTTTGTCTCGATCAGACATCATAAG ATGGTTGGCGTCACCAATAATGCACACTACTTTGGATGGCTTTTTCTTGCGTCTACGTTTCGGTAAATGGGAGGAAGCATTGGGTGGCACAGGATACCATGTCGCTCGGATAAATG GAGCACTGGATAGAAATCGCCTCTCTGTAATGATCAGGAATTCAACTTGCCAAGTAGATTCTCGCTTTGTATCCAACCATGGCTTCCATGAG GATGAGCTCAAGGCGTGGTGGTCTGCTGCCATGAAGGGTGGCTGGAAAC
- the LOC125544964 gene encoding uncharacterized protein LOC125544964 isoform X4, which produces MASGGHSGAGVNAIEISGMSPLSELVWSPDDGLSIKIAASSLSTRKASLRWNADTLNIVISSPQQSGGKSGDNVDATLRDAGEMPSQPRTRSDSSVRVSAASPNRTRNLDAQQSTSIRPQEQDSKCSGGISEMSEGEELSDSCCADKLNKEEADICPTRCSNDASHSLASKKGSLQSISEKQVYCATAVHNERSWADNTWQARLVKAISQRDYVLPNNAVNAQSPSSFGSFSNTKKVPGKLAGFLDNQSDKHQDLVMQDNCNGNQEDRVMQENCNGDHQDQVMQEHHKDGPILVKCQSASGVNPVSKCDSASGVNSVARYESTPDVNPARLEKGKEKVMHDQSNYVSNTKEGDDSNESMESCPRMKAPKREYAQYSTAEMSSRNKRYRREYNESYCSGLLNRNGSSFFNWMSSLTNGSTVFDKTTNQKLSETTGHELAGHSLPLENNSSNRLQSVGFNSPFQSLYSHNVMITSRDTPHQSEINHTEREADRLSLTLNGSNSMLDKEISTGRETLDVAVETLAADNLQMESPGGKWNFRDQSGVFPLRAGRNLKMPNSSKSCSKTLEEKQNECHASPLNAAMGNKGGITESLWVSRLLPKTSMKLTDATPCNVYSDFCAVNPKGAGDKLYPSSQQNVNVEKEFNSSQYFTSTGSDNETTSSKCPVIPPEEHKQSETMASILAKRLDALRHAKTSAIRLAISSGITKDHNHRKSPFFINYSSHDGLETGQGTQKSSSGGGRLVLWSGDKGKEQLYPLSDEELRGNMLARGEHQQCGGSMTGKAVAPHDNLEANTSAEYVDRRGVQIKEVGSNSMESLPHNKQIVPYNIITSDIDQSSVVFGALQRLRLSRSDIISGF; this is translated from the exons ATG GCATCTGGTGGACATTCAGGTGCAGGTGTAAATGCAATCGAAATATCTGGCATGAGCCCTCTGTCTGAGCTGGTGTGGTCTCCGGATGATGGTCTCAGCATTAAAATCGCAGCCTCCAGCCTAAGCACAAGAAAAGCCTCTCTTCGCTGGAATGCGGATACTTTGAACATAGTGATATCTTCGCCTCAGCAGAGTGGCGGCAAGAGTGGTGATAACGTAGATGCCACCCTAAGGGATGCAGGAGAAATGCCGTCGCAACCTCGAACTCGAAGTGACAGTTCAGTGAGAGTATCCGCGGCTAGTCCAAATAGAACACGAAACCTTGATGCGCAACAATCTACTTCTATAAGACCACAGGAACAAGATTCAA AATGCTCTGGAGGGATCAGTGAGATGAGTGAGGGGGAAGAATTGTCTGACAGCTGCTGTGCAGATAAGTTGAATAAAGAGGAAGCGGATATTTGCCCCACAAGATGCTCCAACGATGCTTCGCACA GTCTGGCTTCAAAAAAAGGCAGCCTGCAAAGTATTTCGGAAAAACAGGTCTACTGTGCAACCGCTGTCCATAATGAGAGATCTTGGGCAGATAATACCTGGCAAGCTCGATTAGTAAAAGCAATTAGTCAGAGGGACTATGTTTTGCCAAACAATGCAGTGAATGCACAGTCACCTTCATCCTTTGGGAGTTTCAGTAATACAAAAAAGGTCCCAGGCAAGTTGGCAGGTTTTCTAGATAACCAAAGCGATAAGCACCAAGATCTGGTTATGCAGGACAACTGTAATGGTAATCAGGAAGATCGGGTTATGCAGGAAAACTGTAATGGTGATCACCAAGACCAGGTTATGCAGGAGCACCATAAGGATGGGCCTATTCTTGTCAAATGTCAGTCAGCCTCCGGTGTTAACCCTGTTTCAAAATGTGATTCGGCATCCGGTGTTAATTCTGTTGCAAGATATGAGTCAACACCAGATGTTAATCCTGCAAGGCTTGAGAAGGGCAAAGAAAAGGTAATGCACGACCAGAGCAATTATGTCAGCAACACAAAAGAGGGTGATGATAGCAATGAGAGTATGGAGAGTTGTCCTAGGATGAAAGCTCCAAAGAGAGAGTATGCTCAATACTCAACAGCGGAGATGTCTTCTCGGAATAAAAGATATAGAAGGGAATACAATGAAAGTTATTGCTCAGGATTGTTGAACAGAAATGGCAGCTCTTTCTTTAACTGGATGTCTTCTCTGACTAATGGATCAACTGTGTTTGATAAAACTACCAATCAGAAGTTGTCAGAGACTACTGGACATGAACTTGCAGGACATTCTCTGCCACTAGAAAATAACAGTAGCAATCGTCTGCAGTCTGTTGGCTTCAATTCTCCTTTTCAATCTCTTTATAGTCATAACGTTATGATAACTTCAAGAGATACCCCTCATCAATCAGAAATCAATCACACCGAGCGTGAAGCCGACAGGCTATCACTGACTTTGAATGGTAGCAATTCTATGCTTGACAAGGAAATTAGCACAGGCAGAGAAACTCTTGATGTGGCTGTTGAGACTTTAGCTGCTGACAACCTTCAAATGGAGTCACCTGGTGGTAAATGGAATTTTAGAGATCAAAGtggagttttccctttgagagcCGGAAGAAACTTGAAGATGCCTAACTCCAGTAAGTCATGTTCTAAAACTCTTGAAGAAAAACAAAATGAGTGCCATGCGAGCCCTTTGAATGCTGCAATGGGAAATAAAGGTGGAATCACAGAAAGCTTGTGGGTAAGTCGGCTTTTACCAAAAACATCAATGAAATTGACGGATGCAACTCCATGCAATGTATATAGTGATTTTTGTGCTGTCAATCCAAAGGGTGCAGGTGATAAGCTGTATCCTTCATCTCAACAGAATGTTAATGTGGAGAAGGAATTCAACAGTTCACAATACTTCACTAGCACAGGAAGTGACAATGAGACAACAAGTAGCAAATGCCCGGTGATTCCTCCAGAGGAACATAAGCAGTCTGAAACAATGGCTTCCATTCTTGCAAAGAGATTGGATGCGCTTAGACATGCGAAGACCTCTGCAATTAGGTTGGCTATCTCCAGTGGAATAACTAAAGACCATAATCACAGAAAGAGTCCTTTTTTTATTAATTACAGCAGCCATGATGGACTAGAGACAGGACAAGGAACTCAAAAATCTTCGAGTGGTGGTGGAAGGCTAGTTTTGTGGTCTGGTGACAAAGGAAAGGAACAATTATATCCTCTCAGTGATGAGGAATTAAGAGGAAACATGTTGGCAAGAGGTGAACACCAGCAATGTGGAGGGAGCATGACTGGAAAGGCTGTAGCTCCTCATGATAATTTAGAAGCAAACACATCTGCTGAATATGTTGATAGAAGAGGAGTACAAATAAAGGAAGTGGGTTCAAATTCCATGGAGAGTCTGCCACATAACAAGCAAATTGTACCTTATAATATTATTACAAGTGACATTGATCAATCAAGTGTTGTTTTTGGAGCCTTGCAGAGGCTTCGTTTGTCTCGATCAGACATCATAAG TGGGTTCTAG